A window of the Pirellulales bacterium genome harbors these coding sequences:
- a CDS encoding universal stress protein: MFFTIWTFKHSLLLIQGQVMHIELRNICVPVDFSDTSAAALNYAKALAEAFQAQLHLLHVLVNWIPDNDFPISPQFYSDLEKSARLQLDKLLTAQERDKFKARLELVNGMSEFVEIIRYAREKNIDLLVLGTHGRGPIAHMLLGSVAEKIVRKAPCPVLTVRHPEHEFVMP, encoded by the coding sequence TTGTTTTTTACAATTTGGACATTCAAGCATTCGCTTTTATTGATCCAAGGCCAGGTCATGCACATTGAACTGCGAAACATTTGTGTGCCAGTTGATTTCAGCGATACCTCTGCCGCCGCGCTAAATTATGCCAAAGCGCTGGCCGAGGCGTTTCAAGCGCAGCTTCATTTGTTGCACGTACTGGTGAATTGGATTCCTGACAACGATTTTCCCATCAGTCCGCAGTTTTATTCCGATTTAGAAAAATCGGCGCGGCTGCAATTAGACAAGCTGCTGACCGCTCAAGAGCGAGATAAATTCAAGGCGCGTTTAGAACTGGTGAACGGAATGAGTGAGTTTGTCGAAATCATTCGCTATGCGCGCGAAAAAAACATCGATCTTTTAGTATTAGGCACGCATGGACGCGGTCCCATTGCCCACATGCTACTGGGAAGCGTTGCTGAAAAAATCGTGCGCAAGGCTCCTTGCCCAGTCCTTACGGTGCGCCATCCGGAGCACGAATTCGTGATGCCTTGA
- a CDS encoding YbaK/EbsC family protein: MKVQEYLHDREVKFDVLPHEDTFDSQHLAEAVHVSGRQVAKTVLLRMDHGYKYAVAILPATHLIDLDSISQLLGGAKVELATEYEIGQRCPDCEMGVLPPFGSIYGLETVLDESLREAEQIVFEANTHQEAIRMAGEDFMRLESPLAGAFARPRTKVDVRSSKPK, translated from the coding sequence ATGAAAGTTCAAGAATATCTTCATGACCGAGAGGTGAAGTTCGACGTGTTACCACATGAAGACACCTTCGATTCCCAGCATTTGGCCGAAGCAGTGCACGTCTCAGGTCGGCAAGTGGCAAAAACGGTGTTGCTGCGGATGGATCATGGTTACAAATATGCGGTCGCCATTCTGCCTGCTACCCATTTGATCGATTTGGATTCGATCAGCCAATTGTTGGGCGGAGCTAAGGTAGAGTTAGCGACCGAATACGAAATCGGCCAGCGCTGCCCCGATTGCGAAATGGGGGTTTTGCCGCCGTTCGGCTCGATTTACGGCTTGGAAACCGTGTTAGACGAGTCTCTGCGCGAGGCCGAACAAATTGTGTTCGAGGCCAACACGCATCAAGAAGCCATTCGCATGGCTGGCGAAGACTTTATGCGGTTGGAAAGCCCGTTGGCCGGGGCATTTGCCAGGCCGCGAACAAAGGTCGACGTGCGAAGTTCGAAGCCGAAATGA